The Mixta hanseatica genome includes a region encoding these proteins:
- the pepA gene encoding leucyl aminopeptidase: MEFSVKSGSPEKQRSACIVVGVFEPRRLSPIAEQLDKISDGYISALLRRGELEGKVGQTLLLHHVPNILSERILLIGCGKERELDERQYKQVIQKTINTLNDTGSMEAVCFLTELHVKGRNTYWKVRQAVETAKETLYSFDQLKSNKVEPRRPLRKMVFNVPTRRELTSGERAIQHGLAIAAGIKAAKDLGNMPPNICNAAYLASQARQLADAYSKNITTRVIGEQQMKELGMNAYLAVGQGSQNESLMSVIEYKGSPDPESKPIVLVGKGLTFDSGGISIKPAEGMDEMKYDMCGAASVYGVMRMVAELSLPLNVVGVLAGCENMPGGRAFRPGDVLTTMSGQTVEVLNTDAEGRLVLCDALTYVERFDPEVVIDVATLTGACVIALGHHISGLLSNHNPLAHELIGASEQAGDRAWRLPMADEYQEQLESNFADMANIGGRPGGAITAACFLARFARKYNWAHLDIAGTAWRSGKAKGATGRPVALLSQFLLNRAGLNGDD; encoded by the coding sequence ATGGAGTTCAGTGTAAAAAGCGGTAGCCCGGAGAAACAGCGTAGTGCCTGTATCGTCGTGGGCGTCTTCGAGCCGCGCCGTCTGTCGCCGATCGCCGAACAGCTGGATAAGATCAGCGACGGCTATATCAGCGCCCTGCTGCGCCGCGGCGAGCTGGAAGGTAAAGTGGGCCAAACGCTGCTGCTGCATCATGTGCCGAATATCCTTTCCGAGCGGATTTTGCTCATTGGCTGTGGAAAAGAACGTGAACTGGACGAGCGCCAGTATAAGCAGGTCATTCAAAAAACCATTAATACGCTGAATGATACTGGTTCAATGGAAGCGGTCTGCTTTTTGACTGAACTGCATGTTAAAGGGCGCAACACCTACTGGAAAGTACGCCAGGCGGTGGAAACGGCGAAAGAGACCCTCTACAGCTTCGATCAGTTGAAAAGCAATAAAGTCGAACCGCGTCGTCCGCTGCGTAAAATGGTGTTTAACGTCCCGACGCGTCGCGAACTGACCAGCGGCGAGCGCGCCATTCAGCACGGTTTAGCGATCGCCGCAGGCATTAAAGCGGCAAAAGATCTGGGCAATATGCCGCCGAACATCTGTAACGCGGCCTATCTGGCCTCTCAGGCGCGTCAGCTGGCGGACGCCTACAGCAAAAACATCACTACGCGCGTGATTGGCGAGCAGCAGATGAAAGAGCTGGGCATGAACGCCTATCTGGCGGTCGGCCAGGGTTCGCAAAATGAGTCGCTGATGTCAGTGATTGAATATAAAGGCAGCCCGGACCCGGAAAGCAAACCTATCGTGCTGGTGGGCAAAGGGCTGACCTTTGATTCCGGTGGTATTTCAATCAAACCTGCCGAAGGCATGGATGAGATGAAATATGATATGTGCGGCGCGGCTTCCGTGTATGGCGTTATGCGCATGGTAGCGGAGCTGAGCCTGCCGCTGAATGTGGTCGGCGTGCTGGCCGGCTGTGAAAACATGCCGGGCGGCCGCGCGTTCCGTCCGGGCGACGTGCTGACCACCATGTCCGGCCAGACGGTAGAAGTACTGAATACCGATGCCGAAGGCCGTCTGGTGCTGTGCGACGCGCTGACCTACGTTGAGCGTTTCGATCCGGAAGTGGTGATTGACGTGGCTACGCTGACCGGCGCCTGCGTGATTGCGCTCGGCCATCATATCAGCGGCCTGCTGTCGAACCACAATCCGCTGGCGCACGAGCTGATCGGCGCGTCTGAGCAGGCGGGCGACCGCGCCTGGCGTCTGCCGATGGCGGATGAGTATCAGGAGCAGCTGGAATCCAATTTCGCTGATATGGCGAATATCGGCGGTCGCCCGGGCGGCGCGATTACCGCAGCCTGCTTCCTGGCCCGCTTTGCGCGCAAATATAACTGGGCGCACCTGGATATCGCCGGCACCGCCTGGCGCTCCGGTAAAGCCAAAGGCGCCACCGGCCGTCCGGTTGCCCTGCTGTCGCAGTTCCTGTTGAACCGCGCCGGGCTGAACGGCGACGATTAA
- a CDS encoding YsnF/AvaK domain-containing protein: MAHEKIVTAFNQVQQAEVAKEKLIAEGIAENHIDIISGERLRVEGKEIRHPSFWQRLFGDDVDDDYATEYNKAIQGGGVLLTVRAPKEDADRVEALLDQYSTDYSASYNRSGTADTTGANREHLGETNDLTGRTTSAGFTAGASGVTGNNNPTSGVPGTLGDKSTTAGKTGATDLVNDAHTGGVTDTGTSGVVTGTGTGATGTAATGIAGTTGAALTGSDDREALKLAEEEVAIGKRQVSDGVVRLRRYTVEDEVAEDVSLFEQHADVFRTAVDEPAYLSDVDWSDKTIEVEESHEVPTVSKTARIKEEVGVRNETSERVETVKDTVRRQEVEVEQTGATGLAKDNLTGTTTGVGKDNLTGTTTGLEKDNLTATDSDLEKDRLTGLKK, encoded by the coding sequence ATGGCACACGAAAAAATCGTAACTGCTTTTAATCAGGTACAGCAGGCGGAAGTGGCTAAAGAGAAACTAATTGCCGAAGGTATCGCGGAAAATCATATTGATATTATTTCAGGTGAAAGATTACGCGTAGAAGGTAAAGAGATCCGTCATCCAAGCTTCTGGCAGCGCCTGTTTGGCGATGACGTTGATGATGATTACGCGACCGAATATAACAAAGCGATTCAGGGCGGCGGCGTGCTGCTGACCGTACGCGCACCAAAAGAAGATGCAGACCGCGTTGAAGCGTTGCTGGATCAATATTCAACCGATTACTCGGCTTCATATAACCGTTCTGGCACTGCTGACACTACCGGCGCCAATCGTGAACACCTGGGTGAAACCAACGATCTTACCGGTCGTACTACTTCTGCAGGCTTTACTGCCGGCGCCAGCGGCGTCACTGGCAACAACAACCCGACCTCAGGTGTACCGGGTACGCTGGGTGATAAAAGCACCACAGCAGGTAAAACCGGCGCCACTGACCTGGTTAATGATGCCCACACTGGCGGCGTAACGGATACCGGCACCAGCGGCGTAGTGACAGGTACCGGCACCGGGGCGACTGGCACAGCGGCAACCGGCATTGCCGGCACCACGGGCGCCGCGCTGACCGGCAGCGATGACCGTGAAGCCCTGAAACTGGCGGAAGAAGAAGTCGCTATTGGCAAACGTCAGGTAAGCGATGGCGTAGTACGTCTGCGTCGTTATACCGTAGAAGATGAAGTGGCTGAAGACGTATCGCTGTTTGAACAGCATGCAGACGTATTCCGCACCGCAGTTGACGAGCCCGCTTATCTGAGCGACGTCGACTGGTCCGATAAAACTATCGAAGTGGAAGAGTCACACGAAGTACCGACGGTAAGCAAAACCGCACGTATTAAAGAAGAGGTGGGCGTACGTAACGAAACCTCTGAGCGTGTCGAAACGGTGAAAGATACCGTGCGTCGTCAGGAAGTGGAAGTGGAACAGACCGGCGCAACCGGCCTGGCAAAAGATAACCTGACCGGCACCACCACCGGGGTGGGTAAAGATAATCTGACCGGCACCACTACCGGCCTGGAGAAAGATAACCTCACCGCGACCGACAGCGATCTGGAAAAAGATCGCCTGACCGGCCTGAAGAAGTAA
- the lptG gene encoding LPS export ABC transporter permease LptG, with protein sequence MLMFGVLDRYIGKTIFNTIMMTLFMLVSLSGIIKFVDQLRKTGQGAYTALDAGYYTLLSVPKDIEIFFPMAALLGALLGLGTLAQRSELVVMQASGFTRLQIALSVMKTAIPLVLLTMAIGEFVAPQGEQMARNFRAQQLLGGSLLSTHTGLWAKDGDSFIYIERIKGNNELDGISIYNFNDQRRLQSVRYAATAIWDKENRRWNLGQVDESDLTDAKQITGKQSINGQWKTNLTPDKLGVVALDPDALSIRGLYNYSKYLMQSGQESGRYRLNMWGKIFQPLSVAVMMLMALSFIFGPLRSVSMGVRVVTGISFGFLFYVLDQIFGPLSLVYGLPPILGAVLPSAAFFAISVWMLMKRR encoded by the coding sequence ATTCTGATGTTTGGCGTATTAGACCGCTATATCGGTAAAACTATCTTTAACACCATTATGATGACGCTTTTTATGCTGGTATCGCTTTCCGGCATTATTAAGTTCGTCGATCAGCTGCGTAAAACCGGGCAGGGCGCCTATACCGCGCTGGATGCGGGCTATTACACCTTACTTAGCGTGCCGAAGGATATTGAGATTTTCTTCCCGATGGCGGCGTTGCTCGGCGCGCTGCTGGGCCTGGGCACGCTGGCGCAGCGCAGTGAGCTGGTGGTGATGCAGGCGTCCGGATTTACCCGTCTGCAGATCGCCCTGTCGGTCATGAAAACCGCGATTCCGCTGGTGCTGTTAACCATGGCGATTGGCGAGTTTGTGGCGCCGCAGGGCGAGCAGATGGCGCGCAACTTCCGTGCTCAGCAGCTGCTTGGCGGCTCACTGCTCTCTACCCATACTGGCCTGTGGGCAAAAGATGGCGATAGCTTTATCTATATAGAGCGCATCAAGGGCAACAATGAACTTGATGGCATCAGCATTTATAACTTCAATGATCAGCGACGGCTGCAGAGCGTGCGCTATGCCGCTACCGCCATCTGGGATAAAGAGAACCGCCGTTGGAATTTGGGGCAGGTTGATGAATCTGACCTGACCGATGCTAAACAGATTACCGGCAAGCAGAGCATCAATGGCCAGTGGAAAACCAACCTGACGCCAGACAAGCTGGGCGTGGTGGCGCTGGACCCGGATGCGCTGTCGATTCGCGGGCTGTATAACTACTCTAAATATCTGATGCAGAGCGGCCAGGAATCGGGGCGCTACCGGCTCAATATGTGGGGCAAGATTTTCCAGCCGCTGTCGGTGGCGGTAATGATGTTGATGGCGCTGTCTTTTATCTTTGGTCCGCTACGTAGCGTATCGATGGGCGTGCGCGTAGTGACCGGTATTAGCTTCGGCTTTCTGTTCTACGTGCTGGATCAGATTTTTGGTCCGCTCAGCCTGGTTTATGGCTTACCACCGATTCTGGGCGCGGTGCTGCCCAGCGCCGCCTTCTTCGCGATCAGCGTCTGGATGCTGATGAAGCGACGCTAA
- a CDS encoding DNA polymerase III subunit chi produces the protein MKNATFYLLEQVPGQGAAADGLSAIERLTCDLAAEHWRKGQRILIACEDEQQAIRLDEALWQRPANAFVPHNLAGEGPKYGAPVELAWPQRRGNAPRDLLISLLPQFADFATAFHEVIDFVPSEESLKQQARERYKAYRSVGFHLNTATPPQPQTT, from the coding sequence ATGAAAAACGCAACGTTCTATCTTCTGGAGCAGGTTCCGGGCCAAGGCGCCGCAGCGGATGGTCTGAGCGCCATTGAGCGGCTTACCTGCGACCTTGCTGCCGAACACTGGCGTAAAGGCCAGCGAATTTTGATCGCCTGTGAGGATGAACAGCAGGCGATTCGCCTGGATGAGGCGCTGTGGCAGCGCCCCGCCAACGCCTTCGTCCCGCATAATCTGGCCGGAGAAGGCCCGAAATATGGCGCGCCGGTCGAGCTGGCCTGGCCGCAGCGGCGGGGCAATGCGCCGCGCGATCTGCTGATCAGCCTGCTGCCGCAGTTTGCAGATTTTGCCACCGCTTTCCATGAAGTGATAGACTTTGTCCCGAGCGAAGAATCTTTGAAACAGCAGGCGCGTGAACGCTATAAAGCCTATCGCAGCGTCGGCTTCCACTTGAATACGGCAACCCCGCCACAGCCGCAAACGACATAG
- the lptF gene encoding LPS export ABC transporter permease LptF, which produces MIIIRYLVRETLKSQLAILFILLLIFFCQKLVRILGAAVDGEIPTNLVLTLLGLGVPEMAQLILPLSLFLAILMTLGRLYTESEITVMHACGLSKAVLVKAAMALMLLTAAVAAVNVIWLGPWSSRYQSEVTQNAKANPGAAALAAGQFQQSSDGNSVLFIEDVKGNQFGHVFLAQLRPKGNARPSVVMADSGHMEQRPDGSQVVTLDKGTRFEGTALLRDFRITDFTNYQAIVGYKTATLDPNDAEQAEFKDLFGNASPEFRSELHWRLTLIFAVLAMALMVVPLSVVNPRQGRVLSMLPAMLLYLIFFLLQSSLKSNGAKGRLDPAIWMWVVNLSYLALAIVLNVWDTVPMRRLRARFTRGGSF; this is translated from the coding sequence GTGATAATCATTAGATATCTGGTTCGGGAAACGCTCAAAAGCCAGCTGGCAATTCTCTTTATCCTGCTGTTGATCTTCTTCTGTCAGAAGCTAGTCAGGATCCTGGGCGCTGCCGTGGATGGTGAGATCCCGACAAACTTAGTACTCACTCTGTTAGGGCTCGGCGTGCCGGAAATGGCGCAGCTTATACTGCCGCTCAGTCTGTTCCTGGCTATTTTGATGACGCTGGGACGGCTGTACACCGAAAGCGAGATTACCGTGATGCACGCCTGCGGCTTAAGCAAGGCGGTGCTGGTCAAGGCGGCGATGGCGCTGATGCTGCTCACGGCGGCGGTGGCGGCGGTTAACGTCATCTGGCTTGGCCCCTGGTCATCGCGCTATCAAAGCGAAGTGACGCAGAATGCGAAAGCTAACCCCGGCGCTGCGGCGCTGGCGGCGGGGCAATTCCAGCAATCCAGCGACGGCAACAGCGTTCTGTTTATTGAAGATGTGAAGGGCAATCAGTTCGGTCACGTTTTCCTGGCGCAGCTGCGTCCGAAAGGCAATGCGCGTCCGTCGGTAGTGATGGCGGACAGCGGCCATATGGAGCAGCGTCCGGACGGCTCGCAGGTGGTGACGCTGGATAAAGGTACCCGCTTTGAGGGTACCGCGCTGCTGCGTGATTTCCGTATCACCGACTTCACTAACTATCAGGCGATTGTCGGCTACAAAACCGCCACGCTCGATCCGAACGATGCCGAACAGGCAGAGTTTAAGGATCTGTTCGGTAATGCGTCGCCGGAGTTCCGCTCTGAGCTGCACTGGCGGTTAACCCTGATCTTCGCCGTGTTGGCGATGGCATTGATGGTGGTGCCGCTGAGCGTGGTCAATCCGCGTCAGGGCCGCGTACTGTCGATGCTGCCGGCGATGCTGCTCTATTTAATCTTCTTCTTGTTGCAGAGCTCGCTGAAATCAAACGGCGCCAAAGGACGACTTGATCCGGCGATCTGGATGTGGGTGGTTAACCTGAGCTATCTGGCGTTGGCGATTGTTCTGAACGTGTGGGATACGGTGCCGATGCGGCGTCTGCGCGCCCGCTTTACGCGTGGAGGCTCATTCTGA
- a CDS encoding DUF2382 domain-containing protein has translation MTKKIAPGQPVTEQHEAIPLAEEQAEVSTQRVVDRRVRISRSTTTAEKLLEAELWHEEVEIEHVEKNEPVKEGYFPQVRQEGDVLIVPVIEEQVEIIRHYVLKEEVHIHKLKKNEHFQQKVTLRSQEIEINKEDT, from the coding sequence ATGACGAAGAAAATTGCGCCGGGCCAACCAGTAACGGAACAGCATGAAGCCATTCCGCTGGCAGAAGAGCAGGCGGAGGTTAGCACGCAGCGCGTGGTCGACCGTCGCGTCCGTATTAGCCGCTCGACCACAACGGCAGAGAAGCTGTTAGAAGCGGAGCTCTGGCATGAAGAAGTTGAGATAGAACATGTCGAAAAAAATGAACCGGTGAAAGAAGGCTATTTCCCGCAGGTTCGTCAGGAAGGCGATGTGTTAATTGTCCCGGTAATTGAAGAGCAGGTAGAAATTATCCGGCACTATGTATTGAAAGAAGAAGTTCATATTCACAAGCTGAAAAAAAATGAACATTTTCAGCAGAAAGTGACTTTGCGTAGCCAGGAGATAGAGATCAACAAGGAAGATACTTAA
- a CDS encoding valine--tRNA ligase: MEKTYNPQEIEQPLYEHWEKQGYFKPNGDTSQESFCIMIPPPNVTGSLHMGHAFQQTIMDTMVRYQRMQGKNTLWQVGTDHAGIATQMVVERKIAAEEGKTRQDYGRDAFIDKVWQWKAESGGTITNQMRRLGNSVDWERERFTMDEGLSNAVKEVFVRLYKENLIYRGKRLVNWDPKLRTAISDLEVENRETKGSMWHIRYPLADGAKTADGKDYLVVATTRPETLLGDTGVAVNPSDPRYKDLIGKYVVLPLVDRRIPIVGDEHADMEKGTGCVKITPAHDFNDYEVGRRHKLPMINILTFDGDIRESAQVYDTNGEETDVYGTALPQQFQNLERFAARKAIVAAVDALGLLEEVKAHDLTVPYGDRGGVVIEPMLTDQWYVRTAPLAKVAVEAVENGDIQFVPKQYENMYFSWMRDIQDWCISRQLWWGHRIPAWYDAQGNVYVGRNEDEVRAENQLDEAVELHQDDDVLDTWFSSGLWTFSTLGWPENTEALRTFHPTSVLVSGFDIIFFWIARMIMLTMHFMKDENGKPQVPFKTVYMTGLIRDEEGQKMSKSKGNVIDPLDMVDGISLEALLEKRTGNMMQPQLAEKIRKRTEKQFPNGIEPAGTDALRFTLAALASTGRDINWDMKRLEGYRNFCNKLWNASRFVLMNTEEKDCGQNGGEMVLSLADRWILAEFNNTVKAWREALDSYRFDIAANILYEFTWNQFCDWYLELTKPVMHNGSEAELRGTRHTLVTVLEALLRLAHPIIPFITETIWQRVKALKGISDDTIMLQPFPIYDALQADDAALADTEWLKQAIVAVRNIRAEMNISPGKPLELLLRGASADAQRRVSENRNFLQAMARLSDITVLAQGDKGPLSVTKLVDGAELLIPMAGLVDKEAELDRLAKELAKLEAEMEKINARLSNESFVARAPEAVVAKERDRMAELEQGKAKLIEQQGVIAAL, encoded by the coding sequence ATGGAAAAGACATATAATCCGCAAGAGATCGAACAGCCGCTTTACGAGCATTGGGAAAAGCAGGGCTACTTTAAACCGAATGGCGATACCAGCCAGGAAAGCTTCTGCATCATGATCCCGCCGCCGAACGTTACCGGTAGCTTGCATATGGGTCATGCCTTCCAACAAACCATTATGGATACTATGGTGCGTTATCAGCGCATGCAGGGCAAAAATACCCTGTGGCAGGTCGGTACCGACCATGCGGGTATCGCCACGCAGATGGTTGTAGAGCGCAAAATTGCCGCTGAAGAGGGAAAAACACGTCAGGATTATGGCCGCGATGCCTTTATCGACAAGGTGTGGCAGTGGAAAGCAGAATCTGGCGGCACCATCACCAATCAGATGCGCCGTCTGGGTAACTCCGTAGACTGGGAGCGTGAGCGCTTCACTATGGATGAAGGCCTTTCGAATGCGGTGAAAGAGGTGTTTGTTCGCCTGTATAAAGAGAACCTGATTTACCGTGGCAAACGCCTGGTCAACTGGGATCCGAAGCTGCGCACCGCGATCTCCGATCTGGAAGTGGAAAACCGTGAAACCAAAGGTTCCATGTGGCATATCCGCTATCCGCTGGCGGACGGCGCTAAAACCGCTGACGGTAAAGATTACCTGGTGGTCGCTACGACTCGTCCGGAAACCCTGCTGGGCGATACCGGCGTGGCGGTTAACCCATCCGATCCGCGTTATAAAGATTTGATCGGCAAATATGTCGTGCTGCCGCTGGTGGATCGTCGCATCCCAATTGTGGGCGATGAACATGCCGATATGGAAAAAGGCACCGGCTGCGTGAAGATCACCCCGGCGCACGATTTCAACGACTATGAAGTTGGCCGTCGTCATAAGCTGCCGATGATCAACATTCTGACCTTTGATGGCGATATCCGCGAGAGCGCTCAGGTTTACGATACCAACGGTGAAGAAACTGACGTGTACGGCACTGCCCTGCCGCAGCAGTTCCAGAATCTGGAACGTTTCGCCGCGCGTAAAGCGATCGTCGCCGCCGTTGACGCGCTGGGCCTGCTGGAAGAGGTCAAAGCGCACGACCTGACCGTACCTTACGGCGATCGTGGCGGTGTGGTTATCGAGCCGATGCTGACCGATCAGTGGTACGTCCGTACCGCGCCGCTGGCGAAAGTGGCGGTGGAAGCGGTAGAGAACGGCGATATCCAGTTTGTGCCGAAGCAGTACGAAAACATGTACTTCTCCTGGATGCGCGATATTCAGGACTGGTGTATTTCGCGCCAGCTGTGGTGGGGTCACCGTATTCCTGCCTGGTATGATGCGCAGGGCAACGTCTACGTTGGCCGCAATGAAGATGAAGTGCGTGCGGAAAATCAGCTTGATGAAGCCGTTGAGCTGCATCAGGACGATGATGTGCTGGATACCTGGTTCTCTTCCGGCCTGTGGACCTTCTCTACCCTTGGCTGGCCGGAGAATACCGAAGCGCTGCGTACCTTCCATCCGACCAGCGTACTGGTCAGCGGCTTCGATATCATTTTCTTCTGGATTGCGCGCATGATCATGCTGACCATGCACTTTATGAAGGATGAAAACGGTAAGCCGCAGGTGCCGTTTAAAACCGTCTATATGACCGGTTTGATCCGCGATGAAGAAGGCCAGAAGATGTCGAAATCGAAAGGTAACGTCATCGATCCGCTGGACATGGTGGACGGCATTTCTTTGGAAGCGCTGCTGGAAAAACGTACCGGCAACATGATGCAGCCGCAGCTGGCGGAAAAAATCCGCAAGCGCACCGAGAAACAGTTCCCGAACGGCATCGAGCCGGCGGGCACCGATGCACTGCGCTTTACGCTGGCGGCACTGGCCTCGACCGGTCGCGATATCAACTGGGATATGAAGCGTCTGGAAGGCTACCGCAACTTCTGTAATAAGCTGTGGAACGCCAGCCGCTTTGTGCTGATGAACACCGAAGAGAAAGACTGCGGACAGAACGGCGGCGAAATGGTGCTGTCGCTGGCCGATCGCTGGATTCTGGCGGAGTTCAACAACACGGTGAAAGCCTGGCGTGAAGCGCTGGACAGCTATCGCTTCGATATCGCCGCGAACATCCTGTATGAATTCACCTGGAACCAGTTCTGCGACTGGTATCTGGAGCTGACCAAACCAGTGATGCATAACGGTTCAGAAGCGGAGCTGCGCGGTACGCGTCATACGCTGGTTACCGTGCTGGAGGCGCTGCTGCGCCTGGCGCATCCGATCATTCCGTTTATCACCGAAACCATCTGGCAGCGCGTAAAAGCGCTGAAAGGCATCAGCGACGATACCATCATGCTGCAGCCTTTCCCGATCTATGACGCGCTTCAGGCGGACGATGCGGCGCTGGCCGATACGGAATGGCTGAAGCAGGCGATTGTGGCGGTGCGTAATATCCGTGCCGAGATGAATATCTCTCCGGGTAAACCGCTGGAACTGCTGCTGCGCGGCGCCAGCGCCGACGCTCAGCGTCGCGTTAGCGAAAACCGTAACTTCCTGCAGGCGATGGCGCGTTTAAGCGACATTACCGTGCTGGCGCAGGGTGACAAAGGCCCGCTTTCCGTCACCAAGCTGGTGGATGGCGCTGAGCTGCTGATCCCGATGGCCGGTCTGGTTGATAAGGAAGCGGAGCTGGATCGTCTGGCGAAAGAGCTGGCGAAGCTGGAAGCCGAGATGGAAAAAATCAACGCTCGCCTTTCCAACGAATCTTTCGTTGCCCGTGCGCCGGAAGCGGTGGTGGCGAAAGAGCGCGATCGTATGGCTGAACTGGAACAGGGTAAAGCCAAGCTGATCGAACAGCAGGGCGTTATCGCCGCGCTGTAA
- a CDS encoding DUF445 domain-containing protein, which yields MQKINELKRAKRLALSLLLTAAATFIATLFMPPWPGVSALKAIAEAAMVGALADWFAVVALFRRVPVPFISRHTAIIPRNKDRIGENLGRFVQEKFLDADSLLALIRRHDPAQLIGNWLSAPDNAQRLGQHLLQLMRGFLDLTDDTRIQGFIRRAVHKAIDKVDLTQSSALLLESLTKNNRHQALLDAAIEQLLRLINRESTREFIAMQIVRWLKREHPIKAKVLPTEWLGEHSAELVSSAVNSLLDDVSQDQGHELRMGFNRAVEKLIIRLKSDPDMAERAETIKGYLKEDEELNRYIGELWSDLREWLKADLNAEDSRVQQRVAEAGLWLGETLVNDSALRSSLNQHMEQAARTVAPDFAAFLTRHISDTVKSWDAREMSQQIELNIGKDLQFIRINGTLVGGFIGLLLWLITQLPALWHMLSAGQGQ from the coding sequence ATGCAGAAAATAAACGAACTTAAACGAGCCAAGCGCCTGGCGCTTTCACTGCTGCTGACCGCTGCAGCTACCTTTATCGCTACGCTGTTTATGCCGCCCTGGCCAGGAGTTAGCGCCCTGAAAGCGATAGCGGAAGCCGCTATGGTGGGGGCGCTGGCAGACTGGTTTGCCGTGGTGGCGCTGTTTCGGCGCGTGCCGGTGCCCTTTATCTCGCGGCATACGGCCATTATTCCCCGTAATAAAGATCGCATCGGCGAAAATCTGGGCCGCTTTGTGCAGGAAAAATTCCTTGATGCGGACTCGCTGCTGGCGCTGATCCGTCGGCACGATCCGGCGCAGCTGATCGGTAATTGGCTCAGCGCGCCGGATAATGCGCAACGGCTGGGCCAGCATCTGCTGCAGCTAATGCGCGGCTTCCTCGATCTGACTGACGATACGCGTATTCAGGGTTTTATCCGGCGCGCCGTGCATAAGGCGATCGATAAAGTTGACCTGACGCAGTCAAGCGCCTTGCTACTGGAAAGCCTGACCAAAAACAATCGCCATCAGGCGCTGCTGGATGCCGCCATTGAACAGCTGCTGCGCCTGATTAACCGGGAAAGCACGCGCGAGTTTATCGCCATGCAAATCGTGCGTTGGCTGAAGCGCGAGCATCCGATTAAAGCGAAAGTGCTGCCCACCGAATGGCTGGGCGAACACAGCGCCGAGCTGGTCTCCAGCGCGGTGAACTCTTTGCTGGATGATGTCAGTCAGGATCAGGGACATGAGCTGCGCATGGGCTTTAACCGCGCCGTCGAGAAGCTGATTATCCGACTGAAAAGCGATCCGGATATGGCGGAACGGGCGGAAACCATTAAAGGTTATCTGAAGGAAGATGAAGAGCTGAATCGCTATATCGGCGAGCTGTGGAGCGATTTACGCGAATGGCTAAAAGCGGATCTGAATGCAGAAGATTCTCGCGTACAGCAGCGTGTGGCGGAAGCGGGCTTATGGCTGGGCGAAACGCTGGTAAATGACAGTGCGCTGCGTAGTTCGCTGAATCAGCATATGGAACAGGCGGCTCGCACGGTTGCGCCCGATTTTGCCGCTTTCCTGACACGCCATATCAGCGACACGGTAAAAAGCTGGGATGCGCGTGAAATGTCGCAACAGATCGAGTTGAATATCGGTAAGGATTTACAGTTTATTCGTATCAACGGGACGTTGGTGGGAGGCTTTATTGGACTGCTGCTGTGGTTGATAACGCAGCTGCCCGCGCTGTGGCATATGCTCAGCGCGGGCCAGGGACAGTAA
- a CDS encoding winged helix-turn-helix domain-containing protein has translation MFYCINNNVIFDPLKHTLTSSKFYPEKDTKLNQPTSRCLSLLIERKGCVITQEDFMNEVWRKHGMEVTVNTLYQNISILRKTLKRVGIDENIIITVPKKGITLSAQVEKLSDKTFLPSSPPLPLTQQEESLLNRKGSLSQFLVLWLLLLVTLFALWLAFN, from the coding sequence ATGTTCTACTGCATTAATAATAACGTTATCTTCGATCCATTAAAACATACTTTAACCTCAAGTAAATTCTATCCGGAAAAGGATACTAAGCTTAATCAGCCTACCAGCCGCTGTTTATCATTATTAATTGAGAGAAAGGGATGCGTTATTACTCAGGAGGATTTTATGAATGAAGTCTGGCGAAAACATGGTATGGAAGTGACAGTCAATACGCTTTATCAAAATATCTCTATTCTGCGCAAAACATTAAAACGTGTCGGTATTGATGAAAACATTATTATCACCGTACCGAAAAAAGGCATTACCCTTTCCGCGCAGGTTGAAAAGCTGTCGGACAAAACCTTTCTCCCCTCTTCACCGCCTTTACCCCTGACGCAGCAGGAAGAGAGTCTGTTAAACAGAAAAGGCAGTCTTAGCCAATTTCTGGTGCTGTGGCTGCTACTACTGGTGACGCTGTTTGCTTTATGGCTGGCGTTTAACTAG